From a single Brassica napus cultivar Da-Ae chromosome C9, Da-Ae, whole genome shotgun sequence genomic region:
- the LOC125592589 gene encoding glutathione S-transferase T2-like — MNDLVCKFCGPFEAATREKTSGQNENDVLKRAHEIFYNNHKKKFNLEHAWKELRNDQKWCDLSTAKNKGNSKKRKGEYVAQSSGPQALETDRPIGVKAAKARRVKEKSVAEFESMWSIKQKDLAMKERLSNMSLLDSLITKKEPLADYEEVLKKKLITELLST; from the coding sequence ATGAACGACCTCGTCTGCAAGTTTTGTGGCCCGTTTGAAGCCGCAACTCGAGAGAAAACTAGCGggcaaaatgagaatgatgtttTGAAACGAGCCCATGAAATCTTCTACAACAATCATAAGAAGAAATTCAACCTCGAACATGCTTGGAAGGAGCTCCGAAATGATCAGAAGTGGTGTGACCTATCTACCGCTAAAAACAAAGGAAACTCTAAGAAAAGGAAGGGTGAGTACGTTGCACAGTCATCAGGCCCTCAAGCTCTTGAAACCGATCGCCCCATAGGTGTGAAGGCAGCAAAGGCTCGTCGTGTTAAGGAGAAGTCAGTGGCTGAGTTTGAGAGTATGTGGTCCATAAAACAGAAGGACTTAGCGATGAAAGAGAGGCTGTCGAACATGAGTCTTCTTGACAGCCTAATTACCAAAAAAGAACCATTAGCTGACTACGAAGAAGTCCTCAAGAAGAAGCTAATTACTGAGCTCTTGTCTACTTAG